In a genomic window of Venatoribacter cucullus:
- a CDS encoding MDR family oxidoreductase, whose amino-acid sequence MFNALIIRKDDQQPKPQQQVALEQVDEQQLPEGNVTVQVGWTTMNYKDALAITGASPVVRSFPMVPGIDFAGTVVESRDPAYQKGDQVVLNGWGVGEKHWGGMAGLARVPGDWLVPLQAPFTQKQAMGIGTAGYTAMLCVLALEKQGITPDSGPVLVTGAAGGVGSVAVALLAKLGYQVTAMTGREQEADFLRSLGAAEIISRDGYSQPGRPLNKERWAAAIDVAGGQVLANVCAEMRYRGVVAACGLAAGMDFPATVAPFILRGVTLVGVDSVMAPYADRLQAWQRLAQDLDITALEKVMQEVPLEQVQELAPQLLAGQIRGRLVIPVAD is encoded by the coding sequence ATGTTCAACGCTCTGATTATCCGTAAGGACGACCAACAGCCCAAGCCACAGCAGCAGGTGGCGCTGGAGCAGGTTGACGAACAGCAGCTGCCGGAAGGCAATGTAACGGTGCAGGTTGGCTGGACCACCATGAATTACAAAGATGCACTGGCCATTACCGGCGCATCACCAGTGGTGCGCAGCTTCCCGATGGTGCCGGGCATTGATTTTGCCGGCACGGTGGTGGAATCCCGTGATCCGGCCTACCAGAAAGGCGACCAGGTGGTGCTGAACGGTTGGGGCGTCGGTGAAAAACACTGGGGTGGCATGGCCGGCCTGGCGCGGGTGCCCGGTGACTGGCTGGTACCGCTGCAGGCTCCTTTTACCCAGAAACAGGCCATGGGCATCGGCACCGCCGGTTATACCGCCATGCTCTGTGTGCTGGCGCTGGAAAAACAGGGCATTACGCCAGACTCTGGTCCGGTGCTGGTGACCGGGGCGGCCGGTGGTGTGGGCAGTGTGGCAGTCGCCCTGCTGGCCAAACTGGGCTATCAGGTAACGGCCATGACCGGCCGGGAACAGGAAGCCGATTTCCTGCGCTCACTGGGAGCGGCCGAGATTATCAGCCGGGATGGTTACAGCCAGCCGGGACGGCCGCTGAACAAAGAACGCTGGGCGGCCGCTATTGATGTAGCCGGCGGTCAGGTATTGGCCAATGTCTGTGCCGAAATGCGTTACCGCGGCGTGGTGGCGGCCTGTGGTCTGGCGGCCGGAATGGATTTTCCGGCGACCGTGGCACCCTTTATTTTGCGCGGTGTCACGCTGGTGGGGGTCGATAGTGTGATGGCGCCTTATGCCGACCGGCTGCAGGCCTGGCAGCGGCTGGCACAGGATCTGGATATTACCGCGCTGGAAAAAGTGATGCAGGAAGTGCCGCTGGAACAGGTACAGGAACTGGCGCCGCAGCTGCTGGCTGGTCAGATTCGTGGCCGCCTGGTTATTCCGGTTGCGGACTGA